The Pelmatolapia mariae isolate MD_Pm_ZW linkage group LG10_11, Pm_UMD_F_2, whole genome shotgun sequence genome includes a region encoding these proteins:
- the glipr2l gene encoding GLI pathogenesis-related 2, like produces MGKSASKQFAEEVLRCHNDYRMKHQAPPLKLSSKLSKEAARYAESLASTRILKHSVESSRGSCGENLAWASYDQTGKDVADRWYDEVKQYNFNRPGFSSGTGHFTAMVWKSTKQLGVGKAIASDGSSFVVARYYPAGNITNQGHFENNVLPAKSSS; encoded by the exons ATGGGAAAATCAG CCTCAAAGCAGTTTGCTGAGGAGGTGCTGCGGTGCCACAACGACTACAGGATGAAGCACCAGGCTCCTCCGCTAAAGTTGAGCAGCAAGTTGAGCAAAGAGGCTGCCCG CTATGCTGAAAGTCTGGCCAGCACACGAATCCTAAAAcacagtgtggagtccagtagAGGGAGCTGTGGCGAAAACCTGGCTTGGGCCTCGTATGACCAGACAG GTAAGGATGTGGCAGACCGCTGGTATGATGAAGTGAAACAGTACAACTTCAACCGTCCCGGTTTCTCCTCTGGCACCG GCCATTTCACAGCAATGGTGTGGAAGAGCACTAAACAGCTGGGTGTCGGTAAGGCCATTGCATCAGATGGTTCTTCCTTTGTGGTGGCCAGATACTACCCAGCAGGGAACATCACCAACCAGGGACACTTTGAGAATAATGTCCTCCCAGCCAAAAGCAGCTCTTAA